The proteins below are encoded in one region of Myxococcales bacterium:
- a CDS encoding MFS transporter translates to MAGTSAPVATPFLQHTDAFRRRRFLNWFPLGVTYALLYMARYNLTVAKTSLGELMTKEDFGIIFGAGTFVYAFAFLLNGPLVDRLGGRKGMLAGALGSTFANLAMGAYLHHVLSSGQATTAPLRLVFSVLYGVNMYFQSFGAVSIVKVNAHWFHVTERGGFSGIFGTMISSGIFLAFTVNELLLKLAQRIWPAAPGPSLAWVVFAIPAVLLFVFFLVELWLLRDRPGQAGHSDFDTGDASSGDTSDAPIPVFALYKRILLHPVILTVALIELCTGVVRNGVMHWFPIYANEIWALPNEHALRGGALLLTMRDGTWAPLWPALPCFGVAAISAWLATRARGGRRGAYAVGAALAFLAPFTQGGWGGLLMVAGVIGGNVAGWVSDLFFQSRRGPAAGFLYALLTVCVVGMAFSLAPPTNVVASADAKSGLSPGDKILGIAGDSEVSGWVEVRNAVACAQPTCKDSGWDKAKCMCVAALSGRPADQRDPVLSARIERGGQVMDVMLPDPKATQRAGDMRFLKARPELPLSPFLLGALVFLISLGVIGTHGVLSGTATMDFGGRRGAATAVGVIDGFVYLGTALQSVALGFLTTKSWAYWPWFLLPFGVIGFVLSLRIWNAKPAARGGH, encoded by the coding sequence ATGGCCGGCACCTCCGCCCCCGTTGCAACGCCGTTCTTGCAGCACACCGACGCGTTCCGGCGGCGGCGCTTCCTGAATTGGTTCCCGCTCGGGGTCACGTACGCGCTGCTCTACATGGCGCGGTACAACCTGACCGTCGCCAAGACCTCGCTCGGCGAGTTGATGACCAAGGAGGACTTCGGGATCATCTTCGGGGCCGGGACCTTCGTCTACGCCTTTGCTTTTCTTCTGAATGGCCCGCTCGTCGATCGCCTCGGCGGGCGCAAGGGCATGCTGGCCGGGGCACTGGGCTCGACCTTCGCGAACCTCGCGATGGGGGCCTACCTGCATCACGTACTCAGCTCGGGGCAAGCCACGACCGCGCCGCTGCGCCTCGTGTTCAGCGTGCTCTACGGCGTGAACATGTACTTCCAGAGCTTCGGCGCCGTCTCAATCGTGAAGGTGAACGCCCACTGGTTCCACGTCACCGAACGGGGGGGCTTCTCGGGCATCTTCGGCACGATGATCTCGAGCGGGATCTTTCTGGCGTTCACGGTCAACGAGCTGTTGCTCAAGCTCGCGCAGCGGATCTGGCCGGCAGCGCCCGGGCCGAGCCTCGCATGGGTGGTGTTTGCCATCCCCGCGGTGCTGCTCTTCGTGTTCTTTCTGGTCGAGCTCTGGCTGCTGCGGGACCGCCCGGGGCAGGCGGGCCACAGCGACTTCGACACCGGGGATGCTTCATCCGGGGACACGAGCGACGCGCCCATCCCGGTGTTCGCGCTCTACAAACGCATCCTGCTGCACCCGGTGATCCTGACCGTGGCGCTAATCGAGCTCTGCACGGGGGTCGTGCGCAATGGTGTGATGCACTGGTTCCCGATCTACGCCAACGAGATCTGGGCGCTGCCCAACGAACACGCGCTCAGGGGTGGTGCGCTGCTCTTGACCATGCGCGACGGGACCTGGGCTCCGCTCTGGCCCGCGCTGCCGTGTTTCGGCGTCGCGGCGATCTCGGCCTGGCTCGCCACACGAGCGCGTGGCGGTCGGCGCGGCGCGTATGCGGTTGGCGCTGCTTTGGCCTTCCTCGCGCCGTTCACCCAAGGGGGCTGGGGTGGCCTGTTGATGGTCGCCGGAGTCATCGGCGGCAACGTCGCGGGCTGGGTCAGCGATCTCTTCTTCCAGAGCCGACGCGGACCCGCCGCCGGGTTTCTGTATGCCCTGCTCACCGTGTGTGTGGTGGGCATGGCGTTCTCACTGGCACCGCCGACCAACGTTGTCGCCTCGGCGGACGCAAAGAGCGGACTTTCGCCGGGCGACAAGATCCTCGGCATTGCTGGCGACTCCGAGGTCAGCGGCTGGGTCGAGGTGCGAAACGCAGTGGCCTGCGCCCAGCCCACCTGCAAGGACTCCGGCTGGGACAAGGCAAAGTGCATGTGTGTCGCGGCGCTGTCGGGCAGGCCCGCCGACCAACGCGACCCCGTGCTCAGCGCGCGCATCGAGCGCGGCGGCCAGGTGATGGATGTGATGCTGCCGGATCCCAAGGCCACGCAGCGCGCGGGTGACATGCGTTTCTTGAAGGCCAGACCGGAGCTGCCGCTGTCGCCGTTCCTGCTGGGGGCGCTGGTGTTCTTGATCAGCCTCGGAGTCATCGGCACCCACGGTGTGCTCAGCGGAACCGCCACCATGGACTTCGGCGGGCGCCGGGGCGCGGCGACCGCAGTCGGCGTGATCGATGGGTTCGTGTACCTCGGGACCGCGCTGCAGTCGGTCGCCCTGGGATTTCTGACCACCAAGTCTTGGGCCTACTGGCCGTGGTTCTTGCTGCCCTTCGGCGTGATCGGTTTTGTTCTGTCACTGCGCATCTGGAACGCCAAACCCGCAGCTCGCGGCGGACACTGA
- the crcB gene encoding fluoride efflux transporter CrcB: MLYRFLAVCAAGALGTGVRYLVALWANKTFGSGFPYGTLLVNLAGCFLIAVVLQAATSSATISPTLRIAAASGFLGGLTTYSSFNYETTVLIEQRATSTALLSFFITTIGCLAAGALGLFVARRLIGT, encoded by the coding sequence ATGCTGTACCGTTTCCTCGCGGTGTGCGCCGCAGGCGCGCTGGGCACCGGGGTTCGTTACCTGGTCGCGCTCTGGGCCAACAAGACCTTCGGTTCGGGTTTTCCCTACGGCACGCTGCTGGTGAACCTGGCGGGTTGTTTTCTGATCGCCGTGGTTCTCCAGGCAGCGACGAGCTCGGCCACCATTTCACCCACCTTGCGTATCGCCGCGGCCAGCGGGTTTTTGGGCGGGCTGACCACCTACTCGAGCTTCAACTACGAAACGACCGTCCTCATCGAACAGCGGGCGACCAGCACCGCCCTGTTGAGTTTTTTCATCACGACGATCGGCTGCCTGGCCGCGGGAGCGCTCGGGCTCTTCGTGGCCCGACGACTAATCGGCACCTGA